AGGTATGTGTGATATGCTTTCAATGGCAACAATGTTACATCTAAAGGGTAAAAATTTAGAAGATTATCGCTTTATTTGTTTAAATTCTGTAAGTAATTCTAACAGCTTCATTAAACATTTTCAAATCGAGGACGGTTTAAAAATTTATCTTTGTCTTGATGGTGATAAAGAGGGAGAAAAACACACTCAAAAACTCTTACAAGCGTACCCTAATGCGCGTGATATTAGGGCAGATTTTTCAATAGGGAAAGAGGGTATAAAAGACCTTAATGATTTTTGGAAATCAATCAATCATACAGTCTAAAAAATAGGCTGTATTTTTTTTCTTTCACCATTTAATTTTTTTGTTATACCTTTGCCTAAAATATTACGGTAAAAATATGCAAAGTAAGCTCAAAAAAAAGTCTTTTTTTAAGCAGTTTTACACTGGATACTACTCCTTATTATTCAATTTTATTTATGATATTATTAACATAATAAAAGAAAATATTAAAAATAAAGATGCTAAGAGAATTAAGGAAGAAGTACATTAAGGACGCTAAAAAATTAGATGAAATTTTGGACAACGTTCGTTGTTCAAAATACTACATTGAGAATAATTTTACAGATATAAAATTATTTAAGTATCTTCGTTATCTAAGAGAGAACGGAGCGGACTTGAATACTTTTTTTGATGGTGATATTAAGGTGATAGACAGGAGTAGGAAAAAGAATGTTTAGCAGTCATAATAAATAAATTTGTACCCTTAAAATTTTGTAGAGCTCAATGCTAAGAAGAGTGCCATTTTTTTTAAATGGTGCTCTTTTTTCTTTCACTACTTACGGTTATTACAGGGCTGTTTTTTATCTATAAGGTCTCTTACTTTTTACTTGCCATTTTTCTTCTCGTCACAACTTTTATTCTGTGCTAATCTTCTTTTTTACTGGTGCCCTTATAGGGGCTTTTTTAAAAGTGTATTAGCCTTTTTTTTGTAGTGTCTCGGTCGTGACAGTAGGGAGCAAGAGGGAACGGCGGAATAAAATTCCGCAGTTCGTTAGTTGTTTGGTAATGAATGGTTTAATGATTTTATGAATATTATAGAAAGTTCAAATAAAGTTTTTAAAAGTTTTTTTCTTTCACTATTTTCTCTAAATTATTGTTTTTCAAAATTTATTTTGTAACTTTGCAAAGTTAAAATAAAGTTTTTTATGAATAAAGTAATTAAACCAACATTAAATGTATATCCTCAAACAAAGGAATTGGTTAATAAGGTTAAAGATGTATATAAATATAAAACAATAGATGATTGTATTAGTGAAGTCTTTACTTTTATTGATAAAAATAATATCAATCCTACAGAACCATTTAAGGAAGAAACTCCTACAGAAGTCTATAGGAATGATATACGTATGTACTTTGATGATTTGCGAAAATTTCAACGTGACGACAGTCAGAGTTTGCGCAAATTTTTGGGGGCATTAGAGAAGACTTATTTAAAACCACTCATTAATAAATTAGAAAATAAAGATGTATTACAGGCGGTTGATTTAGCTAAGCCGACCCCTCCAGAGCCCACTACTTCTTTGAGTGATTTAATAGCTAAAAATAACGCTAATCCTACTGCTGATAGCGCTTTCACTTCTGTAGAAAATTCGTCTGAAGTGGAAAAATTGAAATCTAAAATTGAAGCCTTGAAGAAGGCAAATAAAGAGGCTTTGGAACACATTGATATTTGTAAAAATGTGTTAAAAGAAATTTCTAATAATATGTCTTACATAAAGTCATTTACAGGTTCAGGTATGCTATGTAAAATTGATATGAAGAGAGATGTTTTTTTAGAATTAATGAACCGCACAGGAGTTATATAATGTACGTTAAATTTACAGCTCATAAACCTGCTCAAAGTGGTATGTCTTCGCGTGCCATTTTTGACTATTTGGATAAAGAGAACCAAGCTCAAAGAGATAGGGATATACAGGAGTGGCGCAATGGTGATGTATCAGAAGAACGTAGGGAAGAGTTACTACAGAATTTTTACAATTATGATAACTTATTTAATCAAGATTTTGACTTAAATAATTTAGATGATAAGAAAAATCATATATCAGTTGAAACCGCTTTTAGAATGATTGATGAAAACAAAGGAACTCGAAACTCTAAGGAAGCCAATTTTTATATGCTCAATGTTAGTCCTTCTGCTAAAGAATTGCAACATTTAGAAAAACAGGCGGAAGAAATTTTAGCCGAAAGAGGGCTTAATAAGGACGAGGTAATTAACAATGGCAATAAGGACATGCTGGATTATTACCAAGACCAAAAGCAACAGATTTTAAATGCGCAACTCAAATCTTATGCGCAGGATATAATGAATGAATATGCCCACCAAATGGATAGGGAGATATACGCCAACCAAGATAAATTGCCTTCTGATAAAGAAAGGCGCGAAATGCTTCCAGAGGTAGAACGTAGATATAATGAATATTTACAAGAAGCAGGGGTGAAAATATCAACCCAAGAAAATGAAGCACCCTTATATCATAACTTAGAATATAGAAAAGTCACCGAATTAGATAAAGGGGCTGTTTTTTCTATTTATGATAGCAGCAGAGATGCTAATTATAATCTTTATGTACCTAAAGAGAAGTACGAATTAGAAGCAGGAACGCAGCGTGTTAGTGTACTGGAAGAATATTTTTCAGACAAATATTCTGATATAGTTAAAGGGGCTGAATACAATAATCAAATTATTAGCGTTAGTGATAATGCTACAGTTGATTATAGTAAAGAACGATTTAAAGATTATAGTTGCGATGATAAGGTGGTAATTAATTACAATTACAAGGAGTTTGACAAGGAACTAAAGTTATATTTTTCTAAGAACGAGTGTGATTTTGTAAATGGTAATTACCAAGTTAAAGAAAAGGTTTTTAATGATAAGGTATATCAAGCAAAAACCACTTTTCTTAACAAACAATTTTCCGACGAGCGCCAAAGAATCTTTGATGAAAAAGCCAAAGAATTAGGCTATAATTTTACAAAGGTTACTGATGAGAATGGGAAGCAAACCTACCTTGATCCTGATAAGGTGCCTAAAGGGGCGGAACTTAAAAAGTTTAATACGGAAATATCCATCGAATTTAATAAATACTTAGTGGAAAAAAAGTATTTGCCCGCCCGCGAAAAGTTTCAAATTACTGATTGGAATACCCAACAGTACAATGTAACTTTTCTAATGCAGACGGAAAAAGCGGTGCTTACAAGAATTGAGGATAACAGGTTAAATGAACCACTACAGGTGTGGATGCCTAAATTTGCTATTAAAAGCGATATAGATGTTTCAGACCCTCCAAAGGAGAGCCAAGCAAACATCATCGGCCAGCTGTATGAAAATAAGATTAACGAGCGGTTAGAACTGCAAAACAGTAAGGTTTTAGAGTTTGATAATTACAGTGAAATCACTTCTGTTAAGGAACGTTCGGTAAACAAAGAAAGTGTTATTTTTAATTACCAAATTGAAGGACTTGAAAAGCCCTTGTCCTTTCATATTGAAAGGGAAAAATTAGACTTTTCAGAAGGTCAATATACAATGAGTCGTATCGAGTTTGAAACCCGGTACAAAGCTCATTTGTTTGATCACTGCAAAGAGGAATTTAAATCTGATTACGACAGAATACAGGCGAGTGTAGCCGAAAGACTTTCAGGCGAGCAACAAAGCAAAATTGAGCGTGAAGCTGATAAGGAATTTAAGAACTTCCTTATTGAAAAAAATATATATCCTCCTGATGAGAGAGACGATCGTTTTAAAGTGCAGGGTGAAATAGATAAAGCAAACGAAAATTCGTCTTTGCTAACTATCAAACCAGAAGGTTATAATGAAGAGTTTAAACTATGGGTGAATAATCGTGATTTTTCTAAAGGTGAAAAAGGTGAAATATTTTTTAAAGATAAAGAACAAGCACAAAATCTTATTGATAAGGCGATAGAGCGAGATAAAGAACAAAAGCAGCAGGTTCATATTAAATATGATAGTTTTACAGTTGAGGAAATACAACTTAAAGAGGGAGAGCCTTATGATAGAATGTGTGTTTTTGAAAGAAGGGAGGAAGGTTTGAAAGACCCTATTAAATTTACTTTCAAAGAAAGTGAATTACAAAGGAATGGAAACGAAGTAACGGTACCTAAATACAAATTGGATTATAGGGTTCAGGGAGCGAAAGAAAAAGCTATATTAGCAGAACATGGAGAGGTTAAAAATAAAATTAAAGAACAGGTTTGGCAAGAACACGGCTTTGATACTACCAAGCGCAAGTTAGAGGGTAAGGATCTTATGTGGTTTGGAAAGATAGAAACAGAACGCTCTTATAGTTATAAAGATAAACAAGTGTTAGAAAATAGGGAGACGATGAAGCAAATTAACGAGTTAAAGGCGCAGCCTAAACCCGATACTAATAAAATTAAGGAATTAGAAAGTCAATTGCATAGGGATAAGTATAGCGGTGAAATTATTAAGGAGGGGCTAAAAAAACAAGGTAATCAGACTCATATTCACATTGTAGTATCTCGCCACGACAAAACAAGCGTGAACCCTAAAGATAAGGTTTCTATGAGTCCGATGTCCAACCAAAAGGACAGTCAAATGAATAATGGTGCTAAAGTAGGTTTTAATAGGGATTCTTATTTTCAAAGGACGGAAGAAATTTTTGATAAAAAATTTTCTTATGATCGCCCTTTGGAGCAAACATATCAGTATCATAAAGGACAAGTTAAGGAGCAGTCTTTGGGCGACCAAGTACAGGGATATGCTAAAGGTAGAGCCCAGAGCGAGGTTAAACAATTCCTTGAAAAGCATACAGGAATAGCAGAAGCCAAGCGAGAACTTGATCCTATTAAGGAATTTAAAAAAGAATTTAGTAATATTCCTCTACCAACTTCTATACCTAAGACCAAATTTGAGGCAGTTAAATCTATGGTTAATACTGTTAAAAAGATTATGGGACAAACTTCAGAGCAAGGAATGGGGTATTAACCAAATTTAAAATATTTAGAATAATCAAAATAATTTAAATAAAATGAATAATTTGTACATTGTATTAGGAATCTTTTTTTTACTGTTATTATTTGCTACGCTTGCAGTCATTAAAGGAAAAGGAATAGTAATTAAACTGATAAGTCTTGCAGTTTATTTAGGTGTAGTAGGTTTTATGTATGTAAAAATGCCAAATGCATTTTATCCTACCTTGATATTATATGTAGTTGGCCCTGCTACTTTAGCAGGCGTACTGTGGCACTTAATTGCAACAGGTGATGAAGATACGTCTAAGTTAAACCCTACTAATGATTTAAGATTGGTAGCTACAAATGGTAGTATTGTTATAAGGGGTGTTAATTCAGGAGTACATATTTTAGCGGGATCAGGAGCAGGTAAAACTTCCTGTATAGTCTATCCTATACTAAAGTTTTTTGCCGAGACAAAAAGGACAGGTTTTATTTACGACTACAAGGACGGTGAACTTACTGAAATTGCCATACCTTTGTTTAAGGATAGGTTAAAAATTGTGTCTATCCATCGCCCTGACATTAGCACAAGGGTAAACCCAATTGATCCCAAGTATTTAACAGATGAAAAAAGTATTAACTCTATTGTAAAGGTACTGTTAAATAACTTAAACGGAGTGGACGCCTCCAAAGGAGGTGATAATAACTTTTTCTACGATGGGGCAGAGTCTCTTTTTTCGGCCACTGTACTTGCTTTTAAAATGACACACCCCGAATATTGTACTATTCCCCACGTGATAGCTTTTCTGTTAGCAGTGGACTTTATTAGTAAAAGTGAAGAAGATTTAGCAGAAAACGAAAGACAGGCAATGCCCAAGCTAAACCGTTTTCTAACAATGAACAAACGTGTACAAATCCAAGCTTCACCTTTCCTATTAGGTTTAGGATCGGAGCGACAAAGTGCTGCCGTACTTTCCACACTGGCCAACGCCCTTAGAAAAGTCGCTTATCCTGATTCATTTTGGGCTTTATCTAAAAATGAACTTGATTTAAATGTAAACAGCCCTGATGTAAATATGGTGATTAGTTTCTTAAATGAACCTAAAAACGCCCCTGCTATCACGCCACTACTGGCGTGCCTTATTGAAAGCACAATGAAGCAAATGATGGTGCGTAATTGTTTGCCGAGCTTTATAGTAGAAGACGAAGCAGCTACTATGAAGCAGTTAAGTTTGGCGGAAACAGTCGCTACTATGAGAAGTTTCGGAACTTCCACTATTTATTGTACACAGGATATTTCACAGGGAAATGTACAGTACGGAGCAGACGGCTATAGAAAGATTACCGCTAACCTTTCAACTCAAATTTTCGGGAAAGCTAACGACCCTAAATCAGCTGAATTTTACGAAGGATATTCAGAACTCAAAAAAGATAAAACTTTTTCGAAAACTAATTCGGGAAATGCTCTTTTTGGGGACGGCCGACAAAGTACTACACAAAGCGAAAAAGAGGTAGCTACCATTAGAAAACACGAGTTTATGAAATTCAAAACAGGTACTTTTGCTATATTCTCAGCAGGGAAGCAAAAAATAATGCATTTTCCACGCCCTAATATAGAAGTATCTCCCCTACCAAACACTGATAATATGAGGGCTAACATAGAACTCAACTACAACGATATCATTGAAGAAATGTTAGCTTATGCAGAAAATTTGTAAAAATAAAAGTCTAATATATGCAACAAATCAAAAATTATTTGTACCTTTGCACCAAATAAATTAATTACTAATTTTTCAATCTAAACATTAACGAAAATGAAAAAAAACATCTTATTAGCAACAGCTTTTACATTGTTATTCTTTTCAGAAGCAATGGCCGTAGATTTAGGAATTAAAAAATTCTTTTCCGAAATCTATAACGAAATTAAAGGGGCTTATCCTTATGCTGCAGCCACAGGTCTGGTGTTAGCCGCTATTTGGAATAAAGGAAACTTTATAGGGCAAAATGCCGATACTTCCAAAGGTTTTAAAAACTTAGGTATATATGTAGCTTTTGTAGCTATTATTGCTGGTTTTGCAAAGGCAGTAGAAGCTTATGCAAAAAACTTCTAATAATATCTAATAATAAAGTATGAAGAAGATAGACAACTATAAAGATATTAGGAGAAAAGCCGTAATTTGGGGACTTTCAACAATGAAGTTTGCTTTATGGTTTTCTCTCTCGGTTATATTTGTCTTAACACTGGTATATAGCTTTTCCTTAGTAAAATTAATTGTAGTACTTCTTTGTATAGGAATAGCATATTTAGGTTGTGAGTATGCCGATAAAAACGACATCACACAGTTTTTCATTAACAATAAGTTTCCTAAAGAAATATCCAGTTTAACAGAGGACGAAGAGGAAGATTAATTAGGTATGAACAACGACAACAAAAAAATAGAAAATGTACTTTTTGGTAGGGAAGGCACTTTTACCATTGGTTACCGTGTGCAGCTGCCTGAAAAATATTCATTAGGAGAAAAAGACTACGATAATATTAACGAAGTTTGGGCAAGAGCTTTACGCGACTTGCCTCCCTATTCTATATTTTGTAAACACGATATTTTCGAGGTAAAGGAATATGATACTTCTGACTTTCCTGAAAGGAATTACTTAGAAGTAGCTACTAAAAAGTATTTTAATGGCAAAGAGTATATGAAACACACTTGTAATATATTCTTTTCTTTGCCTAACAAGTTGCTAAATGTAACCTATCTTAAAAATCCTTTACGCCCCCCTCATAAAAGGCATTTTACAGAGTTTGACGAAAGAATAGAAGAATTTACCCAACAAGTAGAACAAACTGTGCTTTATCTCAATAAGGCACAGTTGGCCAGTGGTAACAAAATAGTTGTAACTCCCTTAGATGAAAAGTATATGCAAAATTACTATAGTTACTTTTCAAGGGGGTTAGATGATTCAACTCGTGATATTATCAAGAACGACAAGTATTTGTTAGTAGGGGATAAATATGTAGGAGTG
The nucleotide sequence above comes from Capnocytophaga sp. oral taxon 878. Encoded proteins:
- a CDS encoding DUF5712 family protein; the protein is MYVKFTAHKPAQSGMSSRAIFDYLDKENQAQRDRDIQEWRNGDVSEERREELLQNFYNYDNLFNQDFDLNNLDDKKNHISVETAFRMIDENKGTRNSKEANFYMLNVSPSAKELQHLEKQAEEILAERGLNKDEVINNGNKDMLDYYQDQKQQILNAQLKSYAQDIMNEYAHQMDREIYANQDKLPSDKERREMLPEVERRYNEYLQEAGVKISTQENEAPLYHNLEYRKVTELDKGAVFSIYDSSRDANYNLYVPKEKYELEAGTQRVSVLEEYFSDKYSDIVKGAEYNNQIISVSDNATVDYSKERFKDYSCDDKVVINYNYKEFDKELKLYFSKNECDFVNGNYQVKEKVFNDKVYQAKTTFLNKQFSDERQRIFDEKAKELGYNFTKVTDENGKQTYLDPDKVPKGAELKKFNTEISIEFNKYLVEKKYLPAREKFQITDWNTQQYNVTFLMQTEKAVLTRIEDNRLNEPLQVWMPKFAIKSDIDVSDPPKESQANIIGQLYENKINERLELQNSKVLEFDNYSEITSVKERSVNKESVIFNYQIEGLEKPLSFHIEREKLDFSEGQYTMSRIEFETRYKAHLFDHCKEEFKSDYDRIQASVAERLSGEQQSKIEREADKEFKNFLIEKNIYPPDERDDRFKVQGEIDKANENSSLLTIKPEGYNEEFKLWVNNRDFSKGEKGEIFFKDKEQAQNLIDKAIERDKEQKQQVHIKYDSFTVEEIQLKEGEPYDRMCVFERREEGLKDPIKFTFKESELQRNGNEVTVPKYKLDYRVQGAKEKAILAEHGEVKNKIKEQVWQEHGFDTTKRKLEGKDLMWFGKIETERSYSYKDKQVLENRETMKQINELKAQPKPDTNKIKELESQLHRDKYSGEIIKEGLKKQGNQTHIHIVVSRHDKTSVNPKDKVSMSPMSNQKDSQMNNGAKVGFNRDSYFQRTEEIFDKKFSYDRPLEQTYQYHKGQVKEQSLGDQVQGYAKGRAQSEVKQFLEKHTGIAEAKRELDPIKEFKKEFSNIPLPTSIPKTKFEAVKSMVNTVKKIMGQTSEQGMGY
- a CDS encoding type IV secretory system conjugative DNA transfer family protein codes for the protein MNNLYIVLGIFFLLLLFATLAVIKGKGIVIKLISLAVYLGVVGFMYVKMPNAFYPTLILYVVGPATLAGVLWHLIATGDEDTSKLNPTNDLRLVATNGSIVIRGVNSGVHILAGSGAGKTSCIVYPILKFFAETKRTGFIYDYKDGELTEIAIPLFKDRLKIVSIHRPDISTRVNPIDPKYLTDEKSINSIVKVLLNNLNGVDASKGGDNNFFYDGAESLFSATVLAFKMTHPEYCTIPHVIAFLLAVDFISKSEEDLAENERQAMPKLNRFLTMNKRVQIQASPFLLGLGSERQSAAVLSTLANALRKVAYPDSFWALSKNELDLNVNSPDVNMVISFLNEPKNAPAITPLLACLIESTMKQMMVRNCLPSFIVEDEAATMKQLSLAETVATMRSFGTSTIYCTQDISQGNVQYGADGYRKITANLSTQIFGKANDPKSAEFYEGYSELKKDKTFSKTNSGNALFGDGRQSTTQSEKEVATIRKHEFMKFKTGTFAIFSAGKQKIMHFPRPNIEVSPLPNTDNMRANIELNYNDIIEEMLAYAENL